GTGTGTTCTTCTTTCCACTTATAATCTCAAGGAGAACAACgccaaaactataaacatcaGATTTGACTGAGAAAAGTCCATCTAACGCGTACTCTGGAGACATATAGCCGCTGCATTACAATGATTATCAGTGCAGGGATAAGTTGGCACTTGTATGCCTTTTGTCTAACAGGATTTACGATATTGAAACTTGTGATACAGTAGAGAGAGATCAGCTTCCATAAATATACTGTCTAGGAGAAACTTACTAAGTTCCAACTACTTGGGTCGTGTTGTCCCCAGTTTCTTTGCCTCCAACAATCCTTGCCAAGCCAAAGTCAGAAATTTTGGGGTTCATCTCCTCATCTAGAAGAATGTTGCTGGTTTTCAGATCTCTATGGATAATCCGTAATCTGGAATCTTGGTGAAGATAAAGAAGTCCTCGAGCTATTCCCAAGATGATGTTGAATCGAATCTTCCAGTCCAAAAGCACGTTTAGCTTTTGATCTTCATGTTTTCCATTATGCATTGAAGATAACAATTTCAGCAACAGTAACAAGTCAGCTTTACTCAAGGCCAGATTCAGTTTATCAAGCAGACAAGCACTGGAGAAAATCAGCAATTCGGTTTAGAAACTAACCAAATATAAATGAGTCTAAGCTTTTGTTCGGCATGTACTCATAGAGCAAAATCTTTTCATCTCCTTTTATGCAATACCCTCGAAGTCTAACAAGATTTCTATGTTGGAGTTTGGCAATCAACACGACCTCATTTTTGAATTCCTGTAAGCCCTGTCCAGAGACACTTGAGAGCCTCTTAACAGCAATTTCTTGACCTCCTGGAAATGTGCCCTGGGACCAAGTTACCACACCCAGAATGTTACCACTTAACTAGCATTCCTGAACATGGAATATAAATCAATGTTTCTGAAATTACCTTATAAACAGGCCCATAGCCTCCCTGTCCAAGTTTGTTTTCATCTGAGAAGCTATCTGTGGCAGCTACTATGCTTTCCAAGTCAAAAAAGGGGACATCTAtgccttcatcttcttctttgatctcaCCGGAGTCAATCAAATCTTTGACATGTCTCTCACTATGTAATGTGTGAAGTGCTCGATTTCTTTGATTACTTCTTCTGTTTGCTGTGTTACGAAGACAATCATGCTTATTATTTAAACTACATAAAAGAACTAACtggttttattttgatttaaatgGACAGAACTTGAGACTTCCTATAGCACAAATCAGTTACCTTGCGTCTTGGCAATCTTTtttctccatatatatatgcctATGAAGATACATGTGAGAGCAGTCACACATGCTAAAGTTGACACAACAATCAGAAGCAATTTCACCTTGCTTTCTGAAGGCTCTACCGAAGGCTTAGGAGAAGCACCTTGTACAAGAGGAGAATCACTCTCTAcatggaagaaagaagaaattagTGTCAGCTCAATATGTAACACAGAAAATAACTTGCCATGAGGGTGAACAAGTTGAAATGGAAAAATCAGAGAATAAGTCAAATCCAAGAGTATTTTTATTGCATAATTCATTGTTAGTGCACGGTATTCATGATATTGCTGAAgagtattttaaaaactatacgAGACATCACAATTGCTAAGGTAAAACTCGATGTGATAGtacataaagaaaaagaaaagctttTGGAAAGCAGGATATGGCATCAGTTGAACAGTGAACTATTCTCCCAACACTGCTGTAGCCAGAGCAATGGAGCATGTTTTGGgtctaattataataattgattaaaacaataaaatgatttgagtaGGACAGTTCCCCTGTTGCAAATTTGCTATACCATCGCAATGATCTTATTCTATTTTCACTAGCAAGAGCAACAATACTCTTTAAGATGCATATAACATAGTGTCCTAACTAACCTTCGGTACAATTTAGACCATCCCATTGGAAGTTCCGGTTGCAAAGGCACCTCTTTCCATTTCCTGTTGGATTGCAATTTGAATGTGGCCAATCCTTGCAGTCTGCCAATGAAGAACAGGATGGTTCCCTTGGTGGATCCCAACTAATCTCCACTTCATCTTCAACTTCCGAACTAGACTTACCCGAACCATCATCGGTCATATTAAATGGCAATGACGGGTTGAGATGCAGTTCTCGTGTTGGATTTCTAGCACGGATGAAAAAGTTTCGCGTACTTGGATTGATACCAGTTACGCGATAGTTGCCGCTGGGAGCGTTGAAGTAGACCTGGCCAAAGGACATGTTGCAGTAAAAACTGAAGTACATTGTGTCACCACAATTAAGACTGGTGCTCAGCGGATAGGGGATCACGTTTGTGCCACATGGCTCACAATTCCTTGCAGCCGTTTCTGCAGATGTATGGAGCATGAAACAGTAATTATACACTGAAAAATGAACTGTAGACCACCTAGTGTTATAAACATGTCTAGATTATTATAGGTAGCAAGCTGCTTGAAATATAACTACTTGTATAAACACACTGGCAGCCCAAGGGCAACAGGTGATTATGAGCAAACGAggttaatttttcaattttctcacaAAAATTTACATCCAGTTATGGATTTCGAGGGTAACTTAATGTCATAATCAAGCATAATATAGAGATTAGTGccatacatttaaaaaatataacaaaaatttatttccaaaatATGCTTTGCCACAGTAGCCAAATCAGGTAATTCCAGCATATTCAAATATGTGAAAGGAGTACCTATATCAGATTCAGCTACGCGGACGAAGAGGTCGAGACCATGGCATGTGTACTCCTCTTGAAGATTACGCACTTCCTCCGTCCAAATTGAGCAGTTGTTGGTATTATTAGTAGTACCGATTCGGCCTTTCCTTTCTCCTCTATATGTATATGAGTAAGCCTGGCACCGGGAGCTGTCAAGGCACAACTTTCtgcatttttcttcatcttctaccAACTCCGTTTTATCTGGGTCGATCACTTTCATCATGTTTAAGCTCAAGAACTTGTCTCTTGAGCTGAGTGCTGGCGAATTTCTGGTACACCCACCAGAAAAATCTCTAGCTTTCCAATCCTCCGGATTACTAGGCTTGAACCCCGGCAAACAATTGCATATTAACCTATTGTTAATATTGCAGCTGCCAAATTTTCCGCATGCATCGTAAATGCTACACTGGGTTTCCGGTACCCACAACACCAAAGTCCAAGAATACCAGTACTGTAACTTCCCTGAGTGATCCATCACCAACCTTGATTCTTGGATCAAGGGGTTAGAAGAGCTGGAATCTGATAGTAAGTTAGCCATCTCATCAGGCATCTCATCCGAACAGAGGAAATCACTTTTACTTACCCAGTATTCATCCAAATTTTTTGAAACGACATACTGATCTCTTTCTTGTAGCTTAAACTTGAAAATTCCAGTTCCCGGGTTATCCCTTCCTATCCACGAAGCCAACTCTAGGTTTACCACCATTTTCATACCTGGAAGAAACGTATCAGTTGGACATTTAAAACTCTCCCACAGACAAACCACCGTGCTTTTAACAGCATCGGTTAAGACCAGGTTTCCAGAATCATTGAGTTTCAGATCCCGATTTTTAGAGGGGGTTCTACGGATAGAAGTAGACCAGTAATAATTCCCAGTGCCATTGGTGTCCGATACCCTGAGGTTTCCATCTTCGTCAGTCCCAAAAACCCCAGTGGAACCCTTCGGTATCGGGTCGTCACGGTTGGCAACCCACACAACAGTTTGATTTGGCCATCCGTGATACCATATCCCGACGAACCTCTTGCCGCTAGAGCTTCCCATGGGGGTAAAGAATCCCAGTTCAAACTTCCCTCCAGCGGAGATAAGAGTTGTTCCATTGTCTGTAATCTTCTCGCCGAGCTTCAAAATGTCTCTAGCCTCGGAATATGCAGCAGAGGAACACAAGAAGTACACGTACAAAAAGAAGATGTAAGACAGCAATCGTTTAACAGTTTTACGAAGAAAGTGGCTGGGAGTTGAAACTGGAATTCTCGTTGTGATTTTGAACATACTGAAGTTGCTTATCATCTATTTGACAGAGCTTCTACCGAAGAACGTTCTTTCTTTCCAACCGAACAGCAAGCAATAATTGATTGTTTagatatactttataataaaaaaaaataatttatataatattaatttattaatttatttttattaaattttttataaagaaaatatttcccttttttgttaacttttaaattaaaaataattctaaaaacaaaatagaaaagttGTATATCTAttcatcttctatatatattcaataatGCAAGAAACAAACTAATTCATGGTCTCTCAATCGATCGAGGATGGAAAAAAAGTTTCGTTTggtttctgttttctttctctTAAAATTCAGTTGAAGTGAAGAATTATATAATGATTGTCGTGTACGGCTAGGTCTAATAgtctttgttataattttttatacttaCAATGACACGTGTTTTAATCTTATTGGTTAGGGACCATGCTGCATGGTCTCTTAGCAGCACGTAATCATTTTCTATCTGATTACCACTGCACATGATAGCCCGGTATTCATATTCGCCGCAAGAGACCCTTTTATAAATCATAAAGTATCCGTGAAGTTTTTTTGAAGAAGGTGTTTTGACTTTTCCTGATGCATTCCTGATTAGAACCAATCAGACCTCAAAGATAAGTACCAAATTACTCTGCATTAATTCTGCAATCTTCAATCCTCCATTTTACTTGAATTGAATAGTTTATATTTAATGTATAGATTTCAAAATCAATGTCATCAACCTGTTTAGCATATGAGCAAACAAATTACAAACTTACAAATTTAATAGCagtgaacaagaaaaaaattattgtgaTGAAATCTTTGGAGCTAGATTGAACTAATAGTTATACGGTGAGGGTTGCAATTCTGCATTCCTCTTGGTCTTCAATCTTTATGCATAGAAACAGATTCCTTGTTACTAGTCCAAGAGATAACCAGTTCTGATctatcaaattttatatattagaatgtAGTAACAGAGATCAAGTAGTTAAAgagcaaattttaaaatttttcaattgtGCACATAAATAAAGAAGCCAATGAATCTTGACACAAATGTATAGAGGGAGCCTGTCCTATTCGTATTCAACAAGTCCTATGAATTGATTTGCAATTGTAATAAtgttgaaaagtaataataataataataataataataaatttaaaacatgtCGGTCAAGGTCATCGCATGCGGCCTGCCTTTACAACCCACCTCCATTTCATCTTTTATAATATTGGTCCCCACAACAATGGCCTTACCTTTCTTTTCTTATTGATAGAACAATGGCTTTACTTATTTGCCCCAAACTAAAGAGACTGAAATGGCAGAGAGAGACATATCAAACCATATAAATGTGACCAATCAAATCTGcgacagtatatatatattatttacagcTACTTTTTCatggtcaaaaaaaaaaaaaaaatccctcaaGTTCTTGTCCAACCCATACAACAGTTTGTGGATCCAATCGAAACCATATTCCGACTAACCTGTTGTGGATAGAGTTTCCATTAGGGATAAAGAACCCCAACTCAAAGTTTCCTCCAACCGACATAAGAGTTGATCCATTATGCTTGTCGGTAGTCCATTCGTATTCCTTCAAAATATGTATAGCACTGCAATATAATTGAGAGAAACACAACAAATGTATGCAAAAGACGAAGAAGATCGAATACGACAAGAAACTTTTAGAAAATGTAGGGAAGACTTTGCTTCCACTGCTTATCATCATTGTGAAGAAATTTAGCAGGAAACTAGAACTGAAACTCTTCCGCAGTGTAGTTACAGCTTGTACTCACTCTGCTTGCCAATGGTTCTGTCTGCTGCAGGGATCAATGGACACACATGTTGAGTCAGTGAGTAGTTCGAAAAAGTCCCAGGAAGTATGCTATCCGTTCAGCATTGTAGGTTTTATTAAGACAAATTAAGAATTTTTAGTTAAGAGCAATTTTGaggttttcttttaattttttttctttgaaaggtcttttcatatttaattttatttttaattaaacgACTCGTGGCAATTAGTTATTGGtgtttatgttaaatttttgACATATTGGTATGGGAAAACtaaaaacatgacttattttaatCGAAGTTGAAAACATAGGTAGTAAAAAAATTCGTAATTGTttatatctttctttctttctttttttctttttttctttttaaataaacctCTGTATCATTTCATTAAGAATTCGTATCAGTACATTCTTCATCCTTTACAATCAAATGTTCTATCTGTACCGGTCCCTCTTCTATCCAACTGGTTTCCTTATCTCCCCTAACAGCTAATTTAGCAAATTTGTCTACAACTACATTTCCCTCCTTGTGAGTAAAAACTAATGACCGCCTAGAATTAGATTTTAAGAAAGCCTTTAAATCTTGAATCACCTGACCCCTACCCGAAGTATCTACTACCTCATCATTTACAGGATCTGTAATCTCTTTCGCATCACCTTCAAACACTGCATCCCCTAAATCCAGTCACACAAAACAGAAAGTAAAAAGGGACATGGACCCTCTGAACAAGCACACCATGACTTGCAGAA
This is a stretch of genomic DNA from Carya illinoinensis cultivar Pawnee chromosome 3, C.illinoinensisPawnee_v1, whole genome shotgun sequence. It encodes these proteins:
- the LOC122303870 gene encoding G-type lectin S-receptor-like serine/threonine-protein kinase At4g03230, coding for MISNFSMFKITTRIPVSTPSHFLRKTVKRLLSYIFFLYVYFLCSSAAYSEARDILKLGEKITDNGTTLISAGGKFELGFFTPMGSSSGKRFVGIWYHGWPNQTVVWVANRDDPIPKGSTGVFGTDEDGNLRVSDTNGTGNYYWSTSIRRTPSKNRDLKLNDSGNLVLTDAVKSTVVCLWESFKCPTDTFLPGMKMVVNLELASWIGRDNPGTGIFKFKLQERDQYVVSKNLDEYWVSKSDFLCSDEMPDEMANLLSDSSSSNPLIQESRLVMDHSGKLQYWYSWTLVLWVPETQCSIYDACGKFGSCNINNRLICNCLPGFKPSNPEDWKARDFSGGCTRNSPALSSRDKFLSLNMMKVIDPDKTELVEDEEKCRKLCLDSSRCQAYSYTYRGERKGRIGTTNNTNNCSIWTEEVRNLQEEYTCHGLDLFVRVAESDIETAARNCEPCGTNVIPYPLSTSLNCGDTMYFSFYCNMSFGQVYFNAPSGNYRVTGINPSTRNFFIRARNPTRELHLNPSLPFNMTDDGSGKSSSEVEDEVEISWDPPREPSCSSLADCKDWPHSNCNPTGNGKRCLCNRNFQWDGLNCTEESDSPLVQGASPKPSVEPSESKVKLLLIVVSTLACVTALTCIFIGIYIWRKKIAKTQANRRSNQRNRALHTLHSERHVKDLIDSGEIKEEDEGIDVPFFDLESIVAATDSFSDENKLGQGGYGPVYKGTFPGGQEIAVKRLSSVSGQGLQEFKNEVVLIAKLQHRNLVRLRGYCIKGDEKILLYEYMPNKSLDSFIFDQKLNVLLDWKIRFNIILGIARGLLYLHQDSRLRIIHRDLKTSNILLDEEMNPKISDFGLARIVGGKETGDNTTQVVGTYGYMSPEYALDGLFSVKSDVYSFGVVLLEIISGKKNTRFYQSEQAMSLIGYAWRLWVGNTVLDLMDQTLHEVCNADRFVKCANIALLCVQDDPNDRPTMSNVVTMLDSETATVPTPKKPAFLPTPRRDLSSTASSSSRLDTRTEVTGSLGETK